A region from the Salmonirosea aquatica genome encodes:
- a CDS encoding TlpA family protein disulfide reductase — MKTILALSIGILFALFSCNTTTQEDADLEGTPVKGGPVVVSFKNPHDIDARLQFFSISMNDSTWTGKMHLATLYYDDTQSTLNDNSDKPDMIFDTLAITPANDYLVFSHSVNYFDANEYILQKGDSVQIEYKNKRPRLTFQNRKILKYDANFDSLARSYFKQDQYSPVGKFLEARGLAMAETMSSKEITSKNHKLTFPQKKARNLGIIADFRNKFYAETKTYLSKENSLLDSLKSIKGLSAVPYYFYKERNKYLGYLLDALTDRLSQPQITAILKEHQVNRLGYPDIYYQQFLEAIEEKYIQEKVNFIDNDKPSLWDYRQVFDQVDTSSLFPEKDRNYLLTKEIKRIHDTFSHDDFIAYFKKYESKVKDKNLVNAVRQDFALEFDDRRSETGSVVLTDLSGKKMTFDEVKARHKGKVIYVDFWASWCGPCREAMPASADLRKALKDKKVVFVYLSIDGSIKPWQKASEIEKLSKYAENYLIVNTSTSDFLKQNKLNTIPRYMIFDKTGRLTHANAPRVESGGVGLLLTSLAGKP, encoded by the coding sequence ATGAAAACCATTCTCGCCCTATCCATCGGCATATTGTTTGCTCTCTTTTCCTGCAATACCACCACCCAGGAGGATGCAGACCTGGAAGGTACCCCTGTAAAAGGTGGCCCGGTGGTGGTGTCATTCAAGAATCCGCATGATATTGATGCTCGTTTACAGTTTTTCTCCATCTCGATGAACGATTCGACCTGGACAGGCAAGATGCACCTCGCCACCTTGTATTACGATGACACGCAGTCGACGCTGAACGACAATTCCGACAAACCTGATATGATCTTTGACACGCTTGCTATAACCCCAGCAAATGATTACCTGGTTTTCAGCCATTCTGTCAATTATTTCGATGCCAACGAATACATTTTGCAAAAAGGAGATTCGGTACAGATCGAATACAAGAACAAAAGGCCACGACTCACTTTTCAAAATCGGAAAATCTTAAAGTACGATGCTAATTTCGATAGCTTAGCCCGGTCTTATTTCAAGCAAGATCAATATTCGCCTGTGGGAAAATTCCTGGAAGCACGTGGTTTGGCTATGGCAGAGACTATGTCTAGTAAAGAGATTACATCTAAAAACCATAAGCTGACTTTCCCACAAAAGAAGGCAAGAAATCTTGGTATAATAGCAGATTTCAGGAACAAGTTTTATGCAGAAACAAAAACTTATTTGAGCAAAGAGAACAGTCTGCTTGATTCTCTAAAATCCATCAAAGGGTTATCAGCCGTTCCCTATTACTTTTACAAAGAGCGGAATAAATACCTCGGTTACTTGCTGGATGCACTAACCGACCGCCTCAGCCAACCGCAAATTACCGCCATCCTGAAAGAGCATCAGGTAAACCGTCTTGGGTACCCTGACATCTACTACCAACAATTTCTGGAAGCCATTGAAGAAAAATACATACAGGAAAAAGTCAATTTTATCGATAACGATAAGCCCAGTCTCTGGGACTATCGACAAGTCTTCGATCAAGTCGACACCTCCTCCCTCTTTCCCGAAAAAGACCGCAACTACCTTCTCACCAAGGAGATCAAGCGGATCCATGACACATTTTCCCACGACGATTTCATCGCCTATTTCAAAAAGTATGAGTCCAAAGTCAAGGATAAGAACCTGGTCAATGCGGTACGCCAAGACTTTGCGCTGGAATTCGACGACCGCCGCAGCGAAACGGGTTCGGTGGTACTCACCGACCTGAGCGGCAAGAAAATGACTTTTGATGAAGTGAAGGCCCGGCACAAGGGGAAGGTAATCTACGTTGATTTCTGGGCCAGCTGGTGCGGCCCATGCCGCGAAGCCATGCCTGCCTCTGCTGACCTACGTAAAGCTCTCAAAGACAAAAAAGTGGTGTTCGTGTACCTTTCCATTGACGGTAGCATCAAGCCCTGGCAGAAGGCCAGCGAAATCGAGAAGCTCAGCAAATACGCTGAAAACTATCTTATCGTGAACACCAGCACGTCCGATTTTTTAAAACAAAACAAATTGAACACGATTCCCCGTTACATGATTTTCGACAAAACCGGGCGACTCACCCACGCCAATGCGCCCCGCGTGGAAAGCGGTGGCGTGGGCCTGCTGCTGACTTCCCTGGCGGGTAAGCCCTAG
- a CDS encoding IS630 family transposase, which yields MPFLSRTWAPRGQTPIIEEKAGREHLSLIAGLAPNGRLYLSGQHKAFDSDGVIGFLEYLCRRYRKKDLIVVWDGATIHRSQAIKDFLKRKPGRIHLVALPGYSPELNPVELLWNQLKKELKNQAFLNLKDLVEAAVSKVEEIRNDVELLNSFFHKKEVAFFTN from the coding sequence TTGCCTTTCCTGAGCCGTACTTGGGCACCCCGAGGGCAGACACCGATCATCGAAGAGAAAGCGGGAAGGGAACATCTAAGTCTGATCGCTGGCTTGGCTCCCAATGGCCGTTTATACCTCAGTGGGCAGCACAAAGCCTTCGATAGCGACGGGGTAATTGGTTTTCTAGAGTATCTGTGCCGCAGGTACCGCAAGAAGGATCTGATAGTGGTATGGGATGGAGCTACGATTCATCGCAGCCAGGCCATTAAAGACTTTTTGAAAAGGAAGCCAGGGAGGATACACTTGGTTGCCTTACCGGGCTACAGTCCAGAATTGAACCCTGTAGAACTCCTATGGAACCAATTGAAAAAGGAGCTGAAAAATCAGGCGTTTCTGAATTTAAAAGACTTGGTAGAGGCCGCAGTAAGCAAAGTTGAGGAAATCAGGAATGATGTAGAACTACTCAATTCTTTCTTTCATAAAAAAGAGGTGGCATTCTTTACAAATTAA
- a CDS encoding winged helix-turn-helix domain-containing protein yields MRAKYKPSDYEAFRKRCVEMKEAGWRQKDISAALGLTEGWVSQTLKKYRDSGAQGLLARKATGAPPRMTSDQLEKLVEELKRGAQHHGFSGEIWTRQRVNALIERLFGVSYDPTQVGRILKKLGWSLQKPAKKARQQSTQKVNQWREEVLPGLKKS; encoded by the coding sequence ATGAGAGCAAAATACAAACCTAGCGACTACGAAGCTTTCCGGAAGCGCTGCGTAGAGATGAAAGAAGCTGGCTGGCGTCAGAAGGACATTTCGGCCGCGCTTGGGCTGACCGAAGGCTGGGTCAGCCAGACTTTAAAGAAGTACCGAGACTCAGGCGCGCAGGGGCTTTTGGCTCGGAAGGCCACCGGTGCCCCGCCTCGAATGACTAGCGATCAATTGGAGAAGCTGGTGGAGGAACTCAAACGGGGAGCACAACACCATGGGTTCAGCGGAGAGATATGGACCCGACAGCGAGTGAACGCGTTGATTGAAAGGTTGTTCGGTGTAAGCTATGACCCGACCCAAGTGGGCCGTATCCTGAAAAAGCTGGGATGGAGCCTGCAAAAACCAGCCAAGAAAGCCCGCCAGCAGAGTACTCAGAAAGTAAATCAGTGGCGGGAAGAGGTACTTCCAGGACTAAAAAAAAGCTGA
- a CDS encoding thioredoxin family protein, with protein MRTKYLIVMFFIMGVANAQKTTGIKFEHGLSWQQIQEKAKKENKYIFIDAYTTWCGPCKMMDQNIFPQKKVGEFFNAFFINVKVQIDSTQKDDDQTKKWYKDAQDLVNTYNIDSYPTYLFFNPKGEIVHRINGGSTTADEFISKSEAALAGYPKQKWQFIRGSKDFESLLGMMKSARLMNDREFIPVVTNTYLTTQNDLLTEENLKLIASNTRHITDPGFSVLRNQADKADQVLGKGKSARLVKIVVFDDIVFPYLRKNGVKKDYGGMFGYLGEVNESVNWTEVEGKLKKEFPDLSDEILLTSKPTYYKWAANWPAFASYISSQKNVIAKDQLDSYANDVFLFCDDPASIEKAVGWSEYLLTSENEHNIGFLSTYANLLYKTGKKGEGVKTMEQVVALSGEKEGDLIKRLEKMKSGEKTW; from the coding sequence ATGAGAACCAAGTATTTAATCGTTATGTTTTTTATCATGGGTGTAGCTAATGCCCAGAAAACGACAGGTATCAAATTTGAGCATGGTTTAAGTTGGCAACAGATCCAGGAGAAAGCAAAAAAGGAGAATAAATATATTTTTATTGACGCATACACCACCTGGTGCGGCCCTTGTAAAATGATGGATCAGAACATCTTTCCACAGAAGAAAGTGGGGGAATTCTTCAATGCCTTTTTTATAAATGTAAAGGTGCAGATAGATTCCACCCAAAAAGACGACGATCAGACGAAAAAGTGGTATAAGGATGCTCAGGACCTGGTTAATACATACAACATAGATAGTTATCCCACCTATTTGTTTTTTAATCCAAAGGGTGAGATTGTGCACAGGATAAATGGAGGATCAACTACTGCGGATGAATTTATCTCCAAGTCAGAAGCGGCCCTAGCTGGATATCCGAAACAAAAGTGGCAGTTTATTAGAGGAAGCAAAGATTTTGAATCACTTTTAGGGATGATGAAGTCAGCCCGACTAATGAATGACAGAGAGTTTATACCGGTGGTCACGAATACATATCTGACGACTCAGAACGACCTTTTGACGGAGGAGAACCTGAAACTCATCGCGAGCAACACGAGGCATATAACTGATCCAGGGTTTTCCGTCCTAAGGAATCAGGCAGATAAGGCGGATCAGGTATTAGGAAAAGGGAAGAGCGCAAGACTGGTGAAGATCGTAGTATTTGACGATATAGTGTTCCCGTACCTGAGGAAGAATGGTGTCAAAAAAGACTATGGTGGAATGTTTGGCTATTTAGGGGAGGTAAACGAGAGTGTGAATTGGACGGAGGTAGAGGGTAAGCTAAAGAAGGAGTTTCCAGACCTTTCCGATGAAATTCTACTGACATCTAAACCCACGTACTACAAATGGGCTGCTAACTGGCCCGCATTCGCTTCCTATATATCTTCCCAAAAAAATGTAATTGCTAAGGACCAGTTAGATTCCTACGCCAACGATGTCTTCCTGTTTTGTGATGATCCGGCGAGCATTGAAAAAGCAGTTGGGTGGTCTGAGTACTTATTGACGAGCGAGAACGAGCACAACATAGGTTTTTTATCTACCTATGCCAATCTATTATATAAGACTGGTAAGAAGGGCGAAGGGGTTAAAACCATGGAACAAGTGGTTGCCCTTTCAGGAGAAAAAGAGGGAGATCTAATAAAAAGGCTTGAAAAGATGAAGAGTGGAGAAAAGACATGGTAA